A genomic segment from Streptomyces sp. NBC_00459 encodes:
- a CDS encoding CHAT domain-containing protein — protein MDAAGLDEFVERQRALGAGPAAKPTDVMRLAEALVTRFELAGRPVDLDDAIAAGRRAQQGFPADHPHWAEATGRLRQWLSERHRLRADPEDLDETIALTRVLITARPAGTEPADLIDELGGLLTTRYDRTGSITDLEDVLKASSQAVNKTATHDPAWAGRMGNLAMALRLRFLRTGAEADLDLAVHTAEVSVEYMDPGRSGYATVRSNLGILLRSRFERSGDRDDLDRAIGLYRQAVEHSSADPLTRSVLLSNLASSLHDRFTHAGNDADLDEAIPLVRSAIDLTPPHDPAKGRHLANLSNVLLCRHDRDGTEADLDEALEVLRAVVFSPTATPKLRVTTALVWAGTAERRGDAEAALLALHSAVDLLQVVAWHGLDRVSRESALDDVRGLARDAAAVAVRLGRPEHAVEMLEQGTSVLWGQSLRLRSDLSELAVTEPELVDRLHTARQGLDGRTADDVQRVRLSRLWDATLEEVRGLPGWTDFLAPVPFDRLRHAADEGPVVWLNISADRCDALVVRDGRVTVVPLPGLSEESALERCNTYLESLSYAAQFRGPEDFLVRERFREELVDMLAWLWDTVTEPVLDALGFTGTPGEPLPRLWWCPTGSLTFLPLHAAGHYGSGADRTRTVPGRAVPSYASGLGSLLRARRDRDRTPARVLAVGVAEGDGQQPTLPEVRQEIAGLTAVVPPERLTIRTGPQATRAAVMRALTEHSWLHLAGHTQPDPDRPLHTGIVLSDGPLTVLDLAEQHLEGAQLAYLSACMTTLGSGRLVDEALHLSAVLQLVGYRHVVATQWHIEDQHAARIAEAVYSRLSRSGDLDADSAARALHDALDELRERAHPVDWAAYVHRGP, from the coding sequence ATGGATGCGGCCGGACTCGACGAGTTCGTGGAGCGGCAGCGAGCACTGGGCGCGGGCCCGGCCGCCAAGCCCACCGACGTGATGCGCCTCGCCGAGGCTCTGGTCACACGGTTCGAACTCGCGGGGCGGCCCGTGGACCTGGACGACGCCATAGCCGCCGGCCGACGGGCCCAGCAGGGTTTCCCGGCCGACCACCCGCACTGGGCCGAAGCAACCGGCAGGCTGCGGCAGTGGTTGTCGGAACGCCACCGGCTGCGCGCCGACCCCGAGGACCTGGACGAGACGATCGCACTCACCCGCGTGCTGATCACCGCACGTCCGGCCGGCACGGAACCGGCGGACCTGATCGACGAGTTGGGTGGGCTACTGACCACACGGTACGACCGGACAGGATCGATCACCGACCTGGAGGACGTACTGAAGGCGAGCAGCCAGGCGGTCAACAAGACCGCCACCCATGATCCGGCCTGGGCGGGCCGGATGGGGAACCTCGCCATGGCGCTGCGCCTGCGCTTCCTCCGGACCGGCGCGGAAGCCGACCTCGACCTGGCGGTCCACACCGCCGAAGTGTCCGTCGAGTACATGGATCCTGGCCGCTCCGGATACGCGACCGTCCGGTCGAACCTCGGCATTCTCCTGCGCTCACGCTTCGAACGATCCGGTGACCGGGACGACCTCGACAGAGCCATCGGCCTCTACCGGCAGGCCGTCGAGCACAGTTCCGCTGATCCGCTGACCCGGTCGGTCCTGCTGTCCAACCTCGCGTCCTCCCTGCACGACCGGTTCACGCACGCCGGGAACGACGCCGATCTGGACGAAGCGATCCCCCTGGTGCGCAGTGCGATCGACCTCACCCCGCCTCACGATCCGGCGAAAGGACGCCATCTGGCCAACCTCAGCAACGTCCTGCTGTGCAGGCACGACCGGGACGGCACCGAAGCCGACCTGGACGAGGCACTCGAAGTGCTCCGCGCCGTCGTCTTCTCGCCGACAGCGACGCCGAAGCTCAGGGTGACGACGGCGCTCGTCTGGGCGGGGACAGCCGAACGCCGGGGCGATGCCGAGGCGGCCCTGCTCGCGTTGCACAGCGCGGTGGACCTGCTCCAGGTCGTCGCCTGGCACGGCCTGGACCGGGTCAGCCGCGAGTCGGCGCTGGACGACGTGCGCGGCCTGGCACGCGATGCGGCCGCCGTCGCAGTACGCCTGGGCAGGCCTGAACACGCGGTCGAAATGCTCGAACAGGGCACCTCGGTGCTCTGGGGACAGAGCCTGCGTCTGCGGTCCGATCTGTCGGAGCTGGCCGTGACCGAGCCGGAGTTGGTGGACCGACTGCACACGGCACGCCAGGGACTGGACGGCCGTACTGCGGACGACGTGCAGCGGGTGCGGCTGAGCAGGCTCTGGGACGCGACGCTGGAGGAGGTGCGCGGCCTCCCGGGATGGACGGACTTCCTGGCCCCCGTTCCCTTCGACCGCCTGCGCCACGCCGCGGACGAGGGACCTGTCGTATGGCTCAACATCTCCGCGGACCGCTGCGACGCGCTGGTGGTGAGGGACGGACGGGTGACCGTGGTGCCCCTGCCCGGGCTGAGCGAGGAGTCCGCGCTGGAGAGGTGCAACACCTATCTGGAGTCCCTGTCCTACGCCGCTCAGTTCAGAGGCCCTGAGGATTTCCTCGTGCGCGAGCGCTTCCGCGAGGAACTGGTGGACATGCTGGCCTGGCTGTGGGACACGGTCACCGAGCCCGTGCTCGATGCCCTCGGGTTCACCGGCACGCCGGGGGAACCACTGCCACGCCTGTGGTGGTGCCCGACGGGATCGCTGACGTTCCTGCCGTTGCACGCGGCCGGACACTACGGCTCCGGCGCGGATCGAACCCGGACGGTGCCCGGACGGGCCGTACCCTCCTATGCCTCCGGTCTCGGCTCGCTGCTGCGGGCCCGCCGCGACCGCGACAGAACCCCCGCCCGCGTGCTGGCCGTCGGAGTGGCCGAGGGAGACGGCCAGCAGCCCACCCTGCCCGAGGTGCGCCAGGAGATCGCCGGGCTCACCGCCGTCGTCCCGCCCGAGCGGCTCACCATCCGGACCGGGCCACAGGCCACTCGCGCCGCGGTGATGCGGGCGCTGACCGAGCACTCGTGGCTGCACCTGGCCGGGCACACGCAGCCTGATCCCGACCGGCCCCTGCACACCGGGATCGTGCTGTCTGACGGGCCGCTGACCGTCCTCGACCTCGCCGAACAGCACCTGGAGGGGGCGCAGTTGGCGTATCTGTCCGCCTGCATGACGACGTTGGGCAGCGGCCGGCTCGTCGATGAGGCACTGCACCTGTCGGCGGTCCTGCAACTCGTCGGCTACCGGCACGTGGTCGCGACCCAGTGGCACATCGAGGATCAGCACGCCGCACGGATAGCCGAGGCGGTCTATTCCCGGCTGTCCCGCAGCGGCGATCTGGACGCCGACAGCGCGGCGCGCGCACTGCACGACGCGCTCGACGAACTGCGGGAGCGGGCCCACCCGGTGGACTGGGCGGCGTATGTGCACAGAGGACCGTGA
- a CDS encoding tetratricopeptide repeat protein, whose amino-acid sequence MHRKLRKEVREIEKLIADSGRNAAPSPAQLADHAAVLVRAGDVYRSADRLQDAAACLTEALDAYRRLDDLPGEMRTLSGMTFVLRAQDRFAEAADCCRRSLLIATDLGWEKIRDTLQWRIAAMEAADRAGIDVPDELVKAALHGEPGEDWVYEIDSSRVQGDHAPPEAIIRAWQVGPDRLLTGVVIPNANYRPRRKR is encoded by the coding sequence ATGCACCGGAAGCTGCGCAAGGAAGTCAGAGAGATCGAAAAGCTTATCGCGGACAGCGGGCGAAACGCCGCGCCGAGTCCGGCGCAGCTGGCCGACCATGCCGCGGTCCTGGTGCGTGCCGGGGACGTCTATCGGTCGGCGGACCGGCTGCAGGACGCGGCCGCCTGCCTGACCGAGGCCCTTGACGCCTACCGGCGGCTCGATGACCTGCCCGGCGAGATGCGCACCCTGTCCGGCATGACTTTCGTCCTGCGCGCCCAGGACCGGTTCGCCGAGGCTGCGGACTGCTGCCGCCGATCACTCCTCATAGCGACAGATCTGGGCTGGGAGAAGATACGGGACACTCTCCAGTGGCGGATCGCCGCGATGGAGGCGGCCGACCGGGCGGGCATCGACGTGCCTGACGAGCTGGTCAAGGCGGCCCTGCACGGCGAGCCCGGCGAGGACTGGGTCTACGAGATCGACAGCAGCCGGGTCCAAGGAGACCACGCACCCCCGGAGGCCATCATCCGGGCCTGGCAGGTCGGCCCTGACCGTCTGCTCACCGGTGTGGTCATCCCCAACGCCAACTACCGACCGCGCAGGAAGCGGTAG
- a CDS encoding DUF1353 domain-containing protein → MTQNAEQPIAPETARFYDGGVDADKGQPEVLPDPASRARIELVRTTENGCEEFKMQRRIAYNDRHLGELLVPRRTRTFCSDLTSVPTLFTWLVPKTGEHLPATLLHDGLIHPSGDPTYTSTNGHVVHRVEADRVLRDAMADAGTALIRRWLIWSAVAMATMLDGSGTGWSKGRKWYYRLTAGVTLLLVFALGIYAFFDLFDAHIPKLPWMGDRPWFVEVVGGLSGAVVIPLVLALFWGRFRIAGAVVGVSLAVLLPVTVALLVPTLIYQLLELTAKAPKLARGLALALGAAALAVWLTLSLRQL, encoded by the coding sequence ATGACCCAGAACGCCGAGCAGCCCATTGCCCCGGAGACCGCTCGGTTCTACGACGGTGGCGTCGACGCCGACAAGGGACAACCGGAGGTTCTGCCCGATCCTGCCAGTCGTGCGCGGATCGAGCTGGTTCGGACCACCGAGAACGGCTGCGAAGAATTCAAGATGCAGCGCCGCATCGCCTACAACGACCGGCACCTCGGCGAGCTCCTGGTGCCCCGGAGGACCCGCACTTTCTGCAGCGATCTGACTTCGGTGCCCACGCTCTTCACCTGGCTCGTGCCGAAGACCGGGGAGCACCTTCCGGCGACGCTGCTGCACGACGGGCTGATCCACCCATCGGGGGACCCGACGTACACCTCGACCAACGGCCATGTCGTACACCGTGTGGAGGCCGACCGCGTTTTGCGCGACGCAATGGCGGACGCGGGCACCGCGCTGATCCGGCGGTGGCTGATCTGGTCGGCCGTGGCGATGGCGACCATGCTCGACGGCAGTGGAACGGGCTGGTCGAAAGGGCGCAAGTGGTATTACCGCCTGACTGCGGGCGTGACACTCCTGCTGGTCTTCGCGCTCGGCATCTACGCGTTCTTCGACCTGTTCGACGCGCACATCCCGAAGCTGCCCTGGATGGGAGACCGTCCGTGGTTCGTCGAAGTCGTCGGAGGGTTGTCGGGCGCGGTGGTGATCCCGCTCGTGCTGGCGCTGTTCTGGGGACGTTTCCGGATCGCCGGCGCGGTTGTGGGGGTGAGCCTCGCGGTGCTGCTGCCCGTCACGGTCGCTCTGCTCGTCCCGACCCTGATCTACCAGTTGCTGGAACTCACTGCGAAGGCGCCGAAGTTGGCACGCGGGCTGGCACTCGCGCTGGGGGCGGCGGCGCTCGCGGTATGGCTCACCTTGAGTCTCCGCCAACTTTGA
- a CDS encoding GNAT family N-acetyltransferase, with protein sequence MTIVLGKPGADGLSRIVDVLREWQYDGAPMQLHPGDLGWFWRFGAEATAAAVRTWSRNGRILAVGLLDGATLLRLTIAPDAVRDEELAQQLIEDVTGPERGVLVEGEVSVEAPTGALVQDLLFENGWITDEPWTPLRRDLAEPVKDPGVRIKVIGPEQVDMRTAVQRASFDRSTFTDDHWHAMAAGLPYADARCLVAYDDQGNAVAAVTVWSAGPGKPGLLEPMGVHREHRRHGYGKAITVAAAAALQELGSSSAIVYTPSANVAAVTTYEAAGFQRLPEIRDLRRTCRSQGPPG encoded by the coding sequence ATGACGATTGTGTTGGGCAAGCCGGGAGCCGACGGGCTGAGCAGGATTGTGGACGTGCTGCGGGAATGGCAGTACGACGGGGCGCCGATGCAACTGCACCCGGGGGACCTGGGCTGGTTCTGGCGGTTCGGTGCAGAGGCGACCGCCGCGGCGGTCCGCACCTGGAGCCGGAACGGACGGATTCTCGCCGTCGGGCTGCTGGACGGTGCCACGCTGTTGCGGCTGACGATCGCGCCGGACGCCGTGCGGGACGAGGAGCTGGCGCAGCAGCTGATCGAGGACGTGACCGGGCCTGAGCGCGGTGTCCTGGTGGAGGGAGAGGTGTCCGTCGAGGCGCCGACGGGCGCACTGGTCCAAGATCTCTTGTTCGAGAACGGCTGGATCACCGACGAGCCGTGGACGCCGCTGCGTCGCGACCTGGCGGAGCCGGTGAAGGACCCAGGCGTGCGGATCAAGGTGATCGGTCCGGAGCAGGTGGACATGCGGACCGCCGTACAGCGGGCATCGTTCGACAGGTCGACGTTCACAGACGATCACTGGCACGCGATGGCAGCCGGATTGCCGTACGCCGACGCCCGGTGTCTGGTCGCGTACGACGACCAGGGCAACGCGGTGGCGGCTGTAACGGTGTGGTCGGCCGGTCCGGGGAAGCCCGGGCTGCTGGAACCAATGGGCGTGCACCGGGAACATCGCCGTCATGGCTACGGCAAGGCGATCACCGTCGCCGCGGCGGCCGCACTCCAGGAGCTTGGCTCGTCGAGCGCGATCGTCTACACCCCGAGCGCCAACGTCGCCGCCGTCACCACCTACGAGGCAGCCGGTTTCCAGCGACTCCCTGAGATCCGGGATCTGCGCCGGACTTGTCGGAGCCAAGGACCGCCGGGATGA